The window TCCTCGATGCGGGGGGTGAGGGTGTCGATTCCGGTGGTGCGCAGCCAGATGCCGGCCCAGGCGCGGACGTCGCGTTCGGTGTGGGCGGCGAGGGAGTCGATGAAGTCGTCGAGGGAGGCGTTGGCGAACTTGTGGCGGGTGAAGTGGGTGTTGATGCCGGCCAGGAAGTCCTTCTCGCCGAGCCAGGCGACGAGCTGGCGCAGGGCGGAGGCGCCCTTGGCGTAGGAGATGCCGTCGAAGTTGAGGAGGGCCGAGGCGGTGTCGGGGACGTCTTCGGGGGCGGGGGCGACGGGGTGGGTGGAGGGGCGCTGGTCGGCGTCGTAGCCCCAGGGCTTGCGGGTGACGCCGAAGTCGGTCCAGGTGTCGGTGAAGCGGGTGGCTTCGGTGAGGGTCTGGTAGCCCATGTATTCGGCGAAGGATTCGTTGAGCCAGATGTCGTCGAACCAGGCGAGGGTGACGAGGTCGCCGAACCACATGTGGGCCATCTCGTGGGCGATGACCATGGCCCGGGACTGGCGTTCGGTGTCGGTGACGGCGGAGCGGAAGATGAACTCGTCGCGGAAGGTGACGAGTCCGGGGTTCTCCATGGCGCCGGCGTTGAACTCGGGTACGAAGGCCTGGTCGTAGGAGTCGAAGGGGTAGGGCTCGGTGAACTTCTCCTGGTACCGGTCGAAGCAGTCCTTGGTGATGGAGAGGATTTCCTGGGCGTCGACGTCCATGTGGGGTGCGAGGGACTGGCGGCAGTGGATGCCGAAGGGCAGTCCGGCGTGCTGGGTGCGGACGCTGTGCCAGGGGCCGGCGGCGACGGCGGCGAGGTAGGTGGAGATGAGGGGGGTGGGGGCGGACTGCCAGACTCCGGCGCCGCTGCCGTCGGGGGCGTCGCCGGTGCGGGTGGTGATGCCGTTGGCGAGGACGGTCCAGTGTGCGGGGGCGGTGACGGTGAATTCGAAGACGGCCTTGAGGTCGGGCTGGTCGAAGGCCGGGAAGACCCGCTGGACGTCGTCCAGGAACATCTGGCTGTAGACGTACGTGTGTCCGTCCGCGGGGTCGGTGAAGCGGTGCAGGCCCTCGCCGGTGCGGGAGTAGCGCATGAGGGTGTCGAGGTGCAGCTCGTGGTGGCCTTCGGTGAGGCCGGTGAGCGGGAGGCGGTTGTCCTCGAGGGTCGCCGGGTCGAGGGGGTTGCCGTCGAGGGTGGCGGAGCGCAGCTCGACGGGCTTCAGCTCGACGAAGGTGTCTGCGGCGGTCCGGGCGGTGAACCGGATGACGGTGGTGGAGCCGAAGGTTTCGTCGTCGTCGCCGGTGAGGTCGAGGGTCACGGCGTAGTGCTGGACGTCGAGGAGCTGGGCTCGGAGCTGCGCTTCGTTGCGCGTCAGTGCGGACATGGGGCCCATGCTGCCCCAGTGGGCGGCCGGACCCCGGTGTTCTACTCTTCGCCCGCAGCGATCGTCTCGTGGTGGCGGATGACCTCGGCGATGATGAAGTTGAGGAGCTTCTCGGCGAAGGCGGGGTCGAGTTTGGCGTTCTCGGCGAGCTGGCGCAGCCGGGCGATCTGGCTGGCCTCGCGGCCCGGGTCGGCGGGGGGCAGCTGGTGCCTGGCCTTGAGGTGGCCGACCTGCTGGGTGCACTTGAAGCGTTCGGCGAGCATGTGGACGACGGCCGCGTCGATGTTGTCGATGCTGTCGCGCAGTCGGGCGAGTTCGGCGGTGACGCTCTGGTCGATGCCCTCGTCGCCCTTGGCCGCGTCGTCGGCCGCACCCGCGCCCGTGCCGGTGCCGTTGTCGAGGTCGCTGATGTTCATGGTTCCCGAGAATACGTGGCGGCGGCCGCTGGTTCGTCGGGCAGTCGGCCTGTGAGACGGCGACCTTTACTTGCCAAAGTGGAAAGTGCTCGCCATAGTGGAAATCGACTGGAACGATCATCCGTGTGCGAGCTTGGGGGGACCTGTGGAGGAGACGGCGAAAGCGGTCGGGGCGCTGGGGCGGGCGGCCGGTGCGGAGAAGGCGGCGCGGCGGCGCAGCGGCTGGTACGCGCGCTACCTGTGGGCGTACGCGGCCGGGCAGCTGGTGCTCGTACCGGTGGCCGTGCTGTGGCACGGGCCGGTGTCCGGGGTGGTGTTCGCGGTGACCAACGCGCTGCTGGTGACCGGGCTGAGCGTGTACGCGGCGCGGCAGCGCGTGGTGCGGCGGGGGTTCGGTGTGAAGCACGGGGTGGTGATGGCGTCATGGGCGGTGGTGTTCGCCCTGACGATCACGGTCGGGGTCGCTGCCTTCGGGCACGGCGTGCCGTTCGCGGTGGCGGGCGCGCTGGCGTGTGCGCTGCCGCTGGCCGTCGGGGCCTGGACCGAGACGCGGGGCGCGGCATGACGGACGGGACGGACGGGACGGACGAGGGGGCTCCGGCCGCCGGGGCGGACAGCGGGGCGCAGGCGAAGCGCGGCGGTCATCCGCGGCACGATCTGGCGCCGCTGCTGAACGCGCCGGTACGGCTGTCGGTGGTGGCGGCGCTGGCGCCGCTGGACAAGGCCGAGTTCGGTTTCGTACGGGACCTGGTGGAGGTTTCGGACTCGGTGCTGTCCAAGCAGGTCGCGGCGCTGGAGGAGGCGGGCTGGGTGGCCGTCCGCAAGGGCCGGGTCGGACGCCGTCCGCGCACCTGGATCTCGCTGACCGCCGAGGGCCGGGCCGTCTACGAGCGGCATCTGGCCGCGCTGCGGGCCATCGCGCTGGGGCAGCCCGGCAGTACGTCCGGCTAGACGACCTGGGCCGTGTCCTGCGGATCCTGTCGGCCGAGCCCGCGTTGTCCGGTGCCCGGCGTGATCGGCAGGACCTAGAGGGGCAGGGTCGCGGTGACGAGCCAGCCGCCCTCGGGGGTGGGGCCTGCGGTGAGGAAGCCGCCGAGGGCCTCGGCGCGCTCGGCCATGCCCGCCAGGCCGTAGCCGCCGCCCCGGGCGTTCTCGGAGAGTCCGGCCGGACGGCCGCCGTCGTCGGCGATGCGGACCTCCAGGCCGGCCGGGACGGTGCGCAGGGTGACCCGGACGGCGGTGGCCGTCGCGGCGTGCTTGCCGATGTTGGTGAGGGCTTCGAGGACGATGCGGTGGGCGGTGGCCGCGACATGGGCGGGGAGCCGGCCCTCCAGCCCTTTCTCGATGCCGAGGGTGACGGGCGGCCCGGTCACCGTGAAGCGTTCGGTGAGCTCGCGGATGTCGGCGAGGCCGGCGACCGGGTGGGTGGCGGCCGTGGTGTCCTCGTCCTCGCGGAGGATCTTGACGAGGCGGCGCATCGAGCCGAGGGCCTCGTCCCCGGCGTTCTCGATCCGGCCGAGGATCTCGGCCGCGCGTTCGGCGGAGACGTTGGTGAAGCGGGCGGCGCGCGCCTCGACGACGATGCCGGTGACGTGGTGGGCGACGAGGTCGTGGAGTTCGCGGGCGAGCTCCAGGCGTTCGGCGGTGCGGACGGCGCGCAGGTCGCGCACGCGCTGGGTGGCCTGCAGCCGCAGCACGAGCGAGTACGCGGCGACGACGACGGCGAGCACGGAGAAGAGCAGGGTGAACCGGCCCGGCGCGGCGTCCCGGGCCGGTACGGCCATGCAGCCGAGGGCGAGGACGGGGCCGAGGACGGCGGCGGTGCGGGCGGGGGCGCGGAGCAGGACCTGGGAGAGCAGGACGAGGAGGGCGAGGGCCTCCCCGCCGCCCCAGACGACGCGGGGGTGGTGGCTGAGCATCAGGAGGAGGGTGACGGTCCAGGTGACGGCGGCGGCGAACCGGGCGCGGGTGAGCAGGGGGACGGCTGGCCAGGGCGCGGCGCTGAGGCAGACGAGGATGCCGGACACCCAGACGGCGGCGTGCGGGAGGCTGGGCTGGCGGGCCAGGACGACGCCCTCGAAGGAGACGAGGGCGAGGAGGACGAGGGAGAGGGAGAGGCGCAGCCAGGTGGCGGCGTGCGGGTGGCTGCGTGCCCAGCCGGACAGGGGGCTCATCGGGTGGCCCTGGGCCGCTTCGGGGCCCGGCGTGGGCGTTGGCCTGCGGCGGCGGTACGGGGGCGGGTGCGGGAACGGCTGCGCGGGCGCGGGCCGGCTGCGCCGTGGCCTCCCGGGACTCCGCCCCGGAGCCCGCGCCTCAAACGCCGGCGGGGCTGGATGTGGCCGGGCTCCGAAAGGCCACGGGGCTGGATGTGCCCGGGACCGGAAAGGCCGCGGAGCTGGATGTGGCCGCGGGGCTGGACCGGGGTCACGCCGAGGTGGCGGCCAGGCCGCTTTCCCAGGCCCAGGCGGCGATCTCGACGCGGTTGCGGGCGTCGAGCTTGGCCTGGACGTTGGCCAGGTGGGTCTTGACCGTGGAGAGGGAGACGAAGAGCTCTGCTGCGATCTCCGCGTTCGTCAGCCCGCGCGCGAGGCAGCGTACGACGTCGCGTTCCCGCTCGGTCAGGGGTTCCGCGGGGCGTCCGGCCCGGGTGGCCGGGGTGCGCGGGGCCATTTCGCGCAGCAGCCGCACCGTGATGGCGGGTGAGACGAGGGAGTCGCCGACGGCCGCCGCCCGTACCGCTTCAACCAGCATGGCCGGGCTGGCGTCCTTCAGGAGGAAGCCGGATGCTCCGCCGTGGAGCGCCGCGTGGACGTACTCGTCGAGGTCGAAGGTGGTGACGATGACGATGTGCGGGCCGCCCTCTTCGCCGGACAGCCGGCGGGTGACTTCGAGGCCGTCGAGTTTCGGCATGCGGATGTCGAGGAGGAGGACGTCCGGCCGGTGTTCGGCGACGGCCGCGAGGGCCGCTTCGCCGTCGACGACGTCGGCGACCACTTCAATGTCCGGCTGGCTTTCGAGGATCATCCGGAAGCCGGTTCTGACCATCTCCTGGTCGTCCGCGATGACCACTCTGATCGCCATGCGCCACCTGCCCCACTGTCGAACGCTGCCGTCACCGGTTCACTCCCATGGGACGGGTGGGCGGGGCGGCCCGCAACCGCACGGCGGGGCGCCCCGTCCTTCCGGCCGGACCGGGCCCGGCCGGAAGGACGGTCAGGAGGGGCTACATGCCTGCCGCGGCGCTCTTGATCGCGGCGGCGAAGGTCGAGACCTCGGTGTACACGCCGGGGTAGTTGGGCCGGGCGCAGCCCTCGCCCCAGCTGACTATGCCGACCTGGATCCAGGCGTTGTTGTTGTCGCGGCGGAACATGGGGCCGCCGGAGTCGCCCTGACAGGTGTCGACGCCGCCCTGGGGCAGGCCGGCGCAGATCTCCTCGCTCGGGACGAGGGAGCTGCCGTACGCGGCCTTGCAGGTGGCGTCGGAGACGAAGGGGACGGTGGCCTTCATCAGGTACCGCTGCTGGCCGCCGCCCTCGCGAGTGGCTCCCCAGCCGGCGACGGTGAAGGTTCCGCTGTCGTAGGCCTTGGTCTCGGCGATCTTGAGGGTGGGCAGGTTGATGGGCTTGGCGAGCTTGATGAGGGCCCAGTCCTTGCCGGTGCCGTTGTAGCCGGGGGCCTGGAGGACCTTGGTGGACTTGACCTTGATGGCGCTGGAGCTGTTGAGGTCGACGACTCCGGCGGTGGCGGTGATGGAGGTGTTGTTGCCGGAGCCGTTCACGCAGTGGGCGGCGGTGAGGACGATCTGCTGGGTGTAGAGGGCGCCGCCGCAGCCCATGGAGAGGCGCACCATGAAGGGGAACTCGCCCTGGGCGGCGCGGGTGCCGCCTACGACCGGTGCCGTGCCGGCGGTGGCGGTGCCGGGCTGGAGGCTGACGGCGGCGAGGGCGACCGCTCCGACGGCGAGGGTGCGCTTCATGAACTGCACAAGGGTGGTCACAGTCAACACACTGCCTTTCGTGGGGGGTTGGGCTGTGCGTGCCATCGGGTGAATGACGGGTCCATGACACAACAGGCGTGTGGTGGACATCAAGAATGCAATTTCGGCCAACTCCCGCCCCTGCGGCAGGGATTGCTGTAAGGAGGGCCCGATGACGGAGAACGGGGGGCCGCGCGGCCCCATCGCGCACGGATTTCCGCATCTGGCGACCGTGCGCGCCTCGATCACCGCGCTCCACCGCCGGCTGTCGGCCGACGGGATCCGCGCCTACGACACGAGCCTGACCCCCGCCGACGCCGCCTTCGACGCCGACGACGACCTCCACCTGGGCGCGCAGCGGGTGGCCGCCGCGACGGTGCGCGCGCTGCAGCTGCCCGACGCGCGCATGGTGGTCTCCTTCCGGCCGATGGAGCAGGCGGCGACCGTGGAACTGGCCGCAGGTCCCGAGTACTTCGTCGAGGTCAACGACCGCTTCCGCACCCACCGCCGGGACCTGGCGGCGGCCCTGTCGCACGAGGTCGCGCACGTCCTGCTGCACCGTCTGGACCTGCGGTTCCCCGGCACCGAGGAGAACGAGATCCTCACCGACACGGCCGCCGCGTACCTCGGGGCGGGCTGGCTGCTCCTGGACGCCTACCGTGAGGACGCGCTGACCCACCAGAGGTTCGGCTACCTCACCCCGGAGGAGTTCGGCTACGTCCTGGCCAAGCGTGCCGCACTGTTCGGCGAGGACCCCTCCCCCTGGTTCACCAGCCCTCAGGCGTACGAGGCGTACGTGCGCGGGCGCGCGCTGGCCGGGCGCGAGCACCGCCGGGCCCCGCTGGCGGCGGCCGGGCCGCTGGCGCGGCGGCGGTACGCGAAGGCGCGGCGCGCGGGGGCCGGTGCGGGCGAGGCGGGCGACACGGGTGACACGGGTGGCGGATCCGCGTACCGCTTCGAACGGGGCGGCTCCGGCGCCGGGTTGCTGGTGAGCTTCCCGTGCCCGGTGTGCGCCCAGCGGCTGAGGGTTCCGGTGCGCGGGCGGCTGCGGGCCCGGTGCGGTCTGTGCCGCACCGTCCTCGACTGCCTCACGTAGATCCATTCATCACGCGGCCACGAAAAGTTTCCTACCGGCCAGTAGACAGGGGGTCGGTTCTCGCCAACTCTGGTCACGTACATGCCAACTCGTGACCGAGGGAGCGCCCCCCATGCGCAGTACCCGCACCCCCCGCACCCGCATGCCCCGTACCGCCGCCGCAGTGGCCGCGGCCGCCGCCGTCCTGACGCTGGTTCCGGCCACCATCGCCCAGGCCGCGCCCGTTCCGGCGCCCGCCTCCGCGTCCCCGGCCGCCTCCGCGCCCGGCGGCAACGCGGCGATCCTCGGCATCGACTACGCCACCTGGCAGCGGGACGTCGCCGCCGTCGTCGACGCGGCCCGGCCCGCCATCGAGGCGCGCATCGCCGCCTCACCGGCCGGCGAGAAGCCCGCCCTCGTCCTCGACATCGACAACACCTCGCTGGAGACGGACTTCCACTGGTTCTGGACGTTCCCGACCCCCGCGATCTCCAAGGTCCGCGCGCTGACCCAGTACGCGCACGCGCGCGGTGTCGCGATCTTCTTCGTGACCGCCCGCCCCGGGATCATCCACTCCCTGACCGAGCACAACCTCAGGGCCGTGGGTTACCCGATCTCGGGGCTCTACGTCCGTGACCTGCCCGACCTGTTCGAGGAGGTCAGCGCCTACAAGACGGGCAAGCGGGCGGAGATCGAGGCACGCGGCTACACGATCATCGCGAACATCGGCAACAGCCCGACCGACCTCGTCGGCGGTCACGCGGAGCGCACCGTCAAGCTGCCGGACTACAACGGCAAGCTGTCCTGACCCGAGCACGGTGTCAACGGGGCGGCGGATCGTGCGAGTCCGCCGCCCCGCCGCCCCGGCCGAGTCCGGCAGCGACGGCGTTGACCGCTCCGGCATTCCGCGCTCCGGGCGGGCTGCGTCAGCGCTGCCCCAGGACCCGCAACCGGCGGTCTCGGAACAGGAAATGGACAACTTGATGGGCCGGCTGCGGTTCAGCGAGTGGATGTAGCGGGTAGTCATAGGACATCGCACCGATGAAGACTCGGGCCCGACCCCTCGCCAGGGGGCCGGGCCCGCTTCCGTGCCACGCCGTTTCAGCCCTCGTAGGGTGATCCGCAGCGGGTCGTCGCCGAGCCGTCGTGCCTGGCAGGCCAGGATGTACCCCTCGGCGAGGTCCGTCTCGTCCAGGACCTCGTTGCCGGGGACGGCCCCCCGGGGCTCGGCGCCCGGGCCCCGGGGGTTTGCGGCGGCCGTCAGCGCCCGGGCGCGGTCACTGCCCCGGAGCGGCCTCGCCCGGCAGGTTCAGCTGCCAGGAGACGCCGAAGCGGTCGTTGACCCAGCCGAAACGGGTGCTGAAGCCGTACGAGCCGAGCGGCATCAGCTCGCTGCCCTGCTCGGAGAGGGCTCCGTAGAGGCGTTCGATCTCGGCTTCGCTCTCGCACTGGACGTAGAGCGACACCGCGGGCGTGAAGCCGAATGCGTGCTTGGCCGGGCTGTCGATGCACATGAACGTCTGCCCGGCCAGGGAGAAGGCCGCGTGCCGTACGGTCCCCTCCTCCCCGGCTCCCGCCGCGGCCTCGTCGGCGCCGTAGTGGCTGATGCCCAGCACCTCGGCGTCCTCGAACAGCGAGAGGTAGAAGGTCATCGCCTCCTCCGCACGCCCCTCGAACATCAGGAACGTGGTGATCTTCTGCGGGCTCGGCGTGATGGTCATCGCTGGTCCTGTCCCTTCGCTCTCCGGTCCTCCCGGACCAGAAACCCTAGGGGGTCCCCTGTCGATCGGGCCGGACGCGGGACGGGACGCGGGCCCGGATCCGGGACGGCCCGCGCCCGCACCGCCCGGCCCGCACCGCCCGGCCCGGTCACCGCGCGCCGTAGACCGGGAGCGGAGCCTGCGCCGACGCGAGGAGTTTCAGCGCGGCCTCCCCCGCCTCCGCCGGGGTCCACCGTGCGCCCCGGTCCGCCGTGGGACCCGGCCGCCAGCCCTCCATCACCGTGATCCGGCCGCCCTCCGCCTCGAAGACCCGGCCCGTGACGCCCGCCGAGGCGTCCGCTCCCAGCCACACCACCAGCGGGGACACGTTCTCCGGGGCCATCGCGTCGAAGCCGCCCGCCTCCGGGGCGGCCATCGTCTCGGCGAAGGTCTGCTCCGTCATCCTGGTCCGCGCCGCCGGGGCGATCGCGTTGACCTGCACCCCGTAGCGGCCCATCTCCTCCGCGGCGACCATCGTCAGGCCGAGGATGCCCGCCTTGGCCGCGCTGTAGTTGCCCTGGCCGACCGAGCCCAGCAGCCCGGCCCCGGAGGAGGTGTTGACCACCCGGGCCGCCACGGGCCGGCCCGCCTTCGCCTCCGCCCGCCACCACGCGGCCGCCGACCGCAGCGGCAGGAAGTGCCCCTTCAGGTGCACCCGCATGACCGCGTCCCAGTCGTCCTCGTCCAGGTTGACCAGCATCCGGTCCCGCAGGAAGCCCGCGTTGTTGACCAGTGTGTCGAGCCGCCCGAAGGTGTCCACGGCCGCCGCGACCAGCGAGGCGGCACCCTGCGACGTGGCGATGTCCCCGCCGTGGGCCACCGCCTCCCCTCCGAGCGCCCCGATCTCGGCCACCACCTGCGCCGCCGGGCTGTCGGGGCCCGGCCGACCGTCCAGCCCGACCCCCAGGTCGTTCACGACGACCCTCGCCCCCTCCGCCGCGAACGCCAGCGCATGCGCGCGCCCCAGCCCCCGGCCCGCGCCCGTCACGATCACGACCCGGCCCTCGCACAGTCCCGCCATCTCAGCTCTCCTTGTTGACAGTTGCCGCATCCAGGAAGGCGGGGCGCTCCCCGCCCCCGTGCACCAGCAGGCTCGCCCCGCTCACGTACGCCGCCCGGCCGGAGGCCAGGAACACGGCCGCCTCCCCCACGTCCGAGGGGTCGGCCAGCCGCCCCAGCGGGACGGTGGCGCCGACCGACGCGATGCCTGCCTCGTCCCCGTAGTGCAGGTGCGCCAGTTCGGTCCGCACCATGCCCAGGACCAGCGAGTTGACCCGTACTTCGGGGGCCCATTCGACGGCCATGGACCGGGCCAGGTTCTCCAGTCCCGCCTTGGCCGCGCCGTACGCCGCCGTCCCCGGTGAGGGCCGGGTGCCGCTGACGCTGCCGATCATCACCACCGAGCCCCGGGCCTCCCGCAGCCAGGGGTACGCCGCCAGCGAGGCCGTCATCGGTGCGAGGAGGTTGAGCTCGACGACCCGTGCGTGGCGCTGCGCCTCGCCCTCTCCCAGCAGCCGGTACGGGGTTCCGCCCGCGTTGTTGACCAGACAGTCGAGCCGCCCGTACCGGCCCGCGACCGCGCCGAAGAACTCGTGCACGGCGGCGGGTTCACGCAGGTCGACCGGGATGAAGGCGGCCTTGCGGCCGTCCGCCGACACCGGTTCCTCCGGGGGCCGCCGGGCGCAGACGACCACGTCCGCGCCGGCCGCGAGGAACGACCGGGCGATTCCGGCGCCGACGCCCCGGGTTCCTCCGGTGACGACGACAACCCTCCCGTCGAGCTCCATAGGCTGCTACCTTCCTCACCTAACAAATGTTTGGTGGAAAGGTAGCTGATCCGCTCATGGGTGTCTCCACCTCAAGCCCGGACAAGGGCATCGCACTGGTCACAGTCGACTTCCCGCCCGTCAACGCGCTCCCGGTACAGGGCTGGTACGACCTCGCCGACGC is drawn from Streptomyces sp. NBC_01232 and contains these coding sequences:
- the pepN gene encoding aminopeptidase N; translation: MGPMSALTRNEAQLRAQLLDVQHYAVTLDLTGDDDETFGSTTVIRFTARTAADTFVELKPVELRSATLDGNPLDPATLEDNRLPLTGLTEGHHELHLDTLMRYSRTGEGLHRFTDPADGHTYVYSQMFLDDVQRVFPAFDQPDLKAVFEFTVTAPAHWTVLANGITTRTGDAPDGSGAGVWQSAPTPLISTYLAAVAAGPWHSVRTQHAGLPFGIHCRQSLAPHMDVDAQEILSITKDCFDRYQEKFTEPYPFDSYDQAFVPEFNAGAMENPGLVTFRDEFIFRSAVTDTERQSRAMVIAHEMAHMWFGDLVTLAWFDDIWLNESFAEYMGYQTLTEATRFTDTWTDFGVTRKPWGYDADQRPSTHPVAPAPEDVPDTASALLNFDGISYAKGASALRQLVAWLGEKDFLAGINTHFTRHKFANASLDDFIDSLAAHTERDVRAWAGIWLRTTGIDTLTPRIEESEGGPDSAPGWTLTVDRSGSRPHHIAVGVYDRDPVDGRFLELRELLDLDVPSDEIISVTGARPALLVLNDVDLTYAKVRLDEHSLETALRGLAGIPDALTRAVVWNALRDMVRDGELDPHDYLTTAAAHLPEEDDLAIVQGVLTFARTQIAVRFVAPDERTAALATLTTIARDLLRRTEDGSEPGMRLTAVRTLVDSATQPDTIAAWLTDDTVPGGPALDPELRWRILGRLAVLGAVDEADIDAALEADTSATGQEGAARCRAALPTPEAKAAAWDRLFHDDSLSNYLFSATAQGFWQPEQSDLTTEYVTRYYPDAVALGARRGPAIGEAAGRYAFPVHAIDEANLQAGRTCLSDPDILPLLRRKLVDQLDDLARALKVRGQ
- a CDS encoding chorismate mutase, yielding MNISDLDNGTGTGAGAADDAAKGDEGIDQSVTAELARLRDSIDNIDAAVVHMLAERFKCTQQVGHLKARHQLPPADPGREASQIARLRQLAENAKLDPAFAEKLLNFIIAEVIRHHETIAAGEE
- a CDS encoding winged helix-turn-helix domain-containing protein; the protein is MTDGTDGTDEGAPAAGADSGAQAKRGGHPRHDLAPLLNAPVRLSVVAALAPLDKAEFGFVRDLVEVSDSVLSKQVAALEEAGWVAVRKGRVGRRPRTWISLTAEGRAVYERHLAALRAIALGQPGSTSG
- a CDS encoding sensor histidine kinase → MSPLSGWARSHPHAATWLRLSLSLVLLALVSFEGVVLARQPSLPHAAVWVSGILVCLSAAPWPAVPLLTRARFAAAVTWTVTLLLMLSHHPRVVWGGGEALALLVLLSQVLLRAPARTAAVLGPVLALGCMAVPARDAAPGRFTLLFSVLAVVVAAYSLVLRLQATQRVRDLRAVRTAERLELARELHDLVAHHVTGIVVEARAARFTNVSAERAAEILGRIENAGDEALGSMRRLVKILREDEDTTAATHPVAGLADIRELTERFTVTGPPVTLGIEKGLEGRLPAHVAATAHRIVLEALTNIGKHAATATAVRVTLRTVPAGLEVRIADDGGRPAGLSENARGGGYGLAGMAERAEALGGFLTAGPTPEGGWLVTATLPL
- a CDS encoding response regulator transcription factor, yielding MAIRVVIADDQEMVRTGFRMILESQPDIEVVADVVDGEAALAAVAEHRPDVLLLDIRMPKLDGLEVTRRLSGEEGGPHIVIVTTFDLDEYVHAALHGGASGFLLKDASPAMLVEAVRAAAVGDSLVSPAITVRLLREMAPRTPATRAGRPAEPLTERERDVVRCLARGLTNAEIAAELFVSLSTVKTHLANVQAKLDARNRVEIAAWAWESGLAATSA
- a CDS encoding serine protease; the encoded protein is MKRTLAVGAVALAAVSLQPGTATAGTAPVVGGTRAAQGEFPFMVRLSMGCGGALYTQQIVLTAAHCVNGSGNNTSITATAGVVDLNSSSAIKVKSTKVLQAPGYNGTGKDWALIKLAKPINLPTLKIAETKAYDSGTFTVAGWGATREGGGQQRYLMKATVPFVSDATCKAAYGSSLVPSEEICAGLPQGGVDTCQGDSGGPMFRRDNNNAWIQVGIVSWGEGCARPNYPGVYTEVSTFAAAIKSAAAGM
- a CDS encoding HAD family acid phosphatase gives rise to the protein MRSTRTPRTRMPRTAAAVAAAAAVLTLVPATIAQAAPVPAPASASPAASAPGGNAAILGIDYATWQRDVAAVVDAARPAIEARIAASPAGEKPALVLDIDNTSLETDFHWFWTFPTPAISKVRALTQYAHARGVAIFFVTARPGIIHSLTEHNLRAVGYPISGLYVRDLPDLFEEVSAYKTGKRAEIEARGYTIIANIGNSPTDLVGGHAERTVKLPDYNGKLS
- a CDS encoding VOC family protein yields the protein MTITPSPQKITTFLMFEGRAEEAMTFYLSLFEDAEVLGISHYGADEAAAGAGEEGTVRHAAFSLAGQTFMCIDSPAKHAFGFTPAVSLYVQCESEAEIERLYGALSEQGSELMPLGSYGFSTRFGWVNDRFGVSWQLNLPGEAAPGQ
- a CDS encoding SDR family oxidoreductase, with translation MAGLCEGRVVIVTGAGRGLGRAHALAFAAEGARVVVNDLGVGLDGRPGPDSPAAQVVAEIGALGGEAVAHGGDIATSQGAASLVAAAVDTFGRLDTLVNNAGFLRDRMLVNLDEDDWDAVMRVHLKGHFLPLRSAAAWWRAEAKAGRPVAARVVNTSSGAGLLGSVGQGNYSAAKAGILGLTMVAAEEMGRYGVQVNAIAPAARTRMTEQTFAETMAAPEAGGFDAMAPENVSPLVVWLGADASAGVTGRVFEAEGGRITVMEGWRPGPTADRGARWTPAEAGEAALKLLASAQAPLPVYGAR
- a CDS encoding SDR family oxidoreductase, producing MELDGRVVVVTGGTRGVGAGIARSFLAAGADVVVCARRPPEEPVSADGRKAAFIPVDLREPAAVHEFFGAVAGRYGRLDCLVNNAGGTPYRLLGEGEAQRHARVVELNLLAPMTASLAAYPWLREARGSVVMIGSVSGTRPSPGTAAYGAAKAGLENLARSMAVEWAPEVRVNSLVLGMVRTELAHLHYGDEAGIASVGATVPLGRLADPSDVGEAAVFLASGRAAYVSGASLLVHGGGERPAFLDAATVNKES